In Mustela lutreola isolate mMusLut2 chromosome 4, mMusLut2.pri, whole genome shotgun sequence, the genomic stretch TAATTACATTTTGGTATAAAACTACGTAATATACTATTGGGTGGGCTTCGAGATTTAAGATTAGCTCCAAAATTTGTGTCAAATCTTCAAACAGGCCACAGCATCACATCAAAGAATGGCTTCTCCTCCAATTCCATTATAACCTGAATTTTAAGAGTGatagcttaaaattttttttatttacatgaagCCATtacatacatgaatatatacCAACCCAAGCCGAGAAGTAGGCAGAACAAATATAACCAGCTATTGACTCTGGTTTTTTAGGGCTTGTCTTAGTAAATCAAGTATTGATTTCTCCCATTTGGGACTTTGGCTCAATTCCACTTTCCACTCCTCGGTGAAATGGATTCAGTGGTCTTGGCTTATTCTTAGCAAGTAGTGATCCACGTAACAGAATATAAACAGTGCATTGCAGCCAATTTGGTTTCTCTTTATGAGAACAGGTTCCCAGAGCCTTCCAGGGAGACCCAAAGAACCTGTCTCATAAAAGCACGACTTGAAACCACTGCCCGAACGTGCCTGCTCTCCCCATTATTTTAATGAACATCAcaccccccactttttttccTCCAGGAATCTTTCTGACCCAGAATTAAGTTGCTTTTCATTGATTCTGAGAAACTTTTGTGCCACACTTTGGGTGTTTgggtgttgcttttttttttttcccccaggctttttgctttgttttggtttgggtcaaCAAGCGTCATTAAGAAGGCGGGACTGTGGCTCAGAGGGATGCTAAAGCGAGCAACTATTCTGTCTCATTATCGCTCATTAGTGAAAGCACCACAGCCTGACTGTGCCCTACAGGAAACACCCGCATGTCTGCAGCTGTAAGAAACGTGGTGATCGTGTCTATCCCACAAACGTATATTTAATCAGTAACTTAGCAAGTCACAGTATTTACATGAGCTTAACAAGTTTGAGCTgggaaaaaaattctggaaagaaccAGTAGGTAAGTCAGGAGCTACCAAAAGTCTTCGAAGACACAAGACTAGTTCTCCTCAGAGATAAGAAACAACTGAAAAGCCATATTTGGCAAGACCTTCAAGGATCGCTATTAGAGGCGAGATGCGTGGTTCTCTCCGGTCAAAGCAAGCGTTTCACCACCCGTGAGAACTTCCACGGGGGAAGGAAGACGGAGCCCTCAGGTTCACTTAGGTTGTTAGCTGTGTCTGTATCTGAGACTTTGTGACAATGACCAGTGAGAGTCTGGAAAGCCTGAGGTCACACTTGCATGGTCACGGATGTGCCAGCTCTGGGCGCACCTGCCCACCACGGCCACGGTCATGCTCTCATGAAGGAATCAGGCTCGTGGGCAGTGCACCTACCAAGGAAGCCCAAGTCTGGGAGGTGTTCGTGACTCGGAGCTATCTGAAATGCTGAATTAATCTTAAATAGACAGGTTTACGTAAAGATGTAGGGACCGTGCTGTAAATCACAACTTTGCTATCTGACTGAAAGATGGGGCTAATTGTTCTGGAAGCCCATTTCCATTTTCTATCAGTGCAGGTTCCCTGGGCTCCAATACGTAGGGTCTGTCCTTGTTAACCAGCTACAGATGTGTCCAAACATCACATGCCTTTCCGTTTCCCCAAAGAAACAAGTGACATGAATCTAAAATTCTGACTTCCAGTAAGAAGTgaggggaaagaagggaaaaagtgGAAACTGCTTCCCCTTAATTTTGGTAAATGTTCCTAAGTTTCAGAACTCCCTCCTTGCCGAAGCCTTAGCTGAGTTTTTCAGGCAATGATGGACCACATTACAAGAGAGATTTTGCTCTTTGAGGGCAGAATTTATCTTATCCTATCTGGAAAATTCTCACTGCCAACAAcaagcatttcttcttttaaaaagaagtgtgTGGAACACATcctgacattttaaataattaaagtcAGATTCCATTGAATGTAAATTTAACAGAGACAGTGAAATACCCAAGAGCAATATGTTTACTAGGTTCTGCATAAAGTGTGATCAATGGGTGATTTCTCGTAAgatcttccctcccctccacctccacacCTACCAAAACACCCAAGTCGGGAGAATAACAGGTTAGTTAGGAGGAAGATACACATGCTGGCTGTTAGCCGAAAgtcttttaaaacacacacacgctAGAGTttgcagcaaaacaaaacatggtcaTTGGTATCATCTTTGAAGAATGCACAGTGTAATCATAAATCGACTTTCTGAATCATCTGAATTCAGAAGGTACGCATGAGAAAGACCACCGTCCTGCTCGctgtaaaaatattcattattttttatgtattcaattacattttagagattaaaaagtttttaaacttaGGGTTTAAAGCTGGAAATTTGATTTTCATTCCTGATATAAAATAAGCTTGTTTCTTTTACTGATCACCATATAGATCCAAGAAGACATAATCTGGAATTTGTagcaatatattttcttaatttcctgacCAATCAAGTATTTAAGAAATCAAATCAAGTTCTTATCAAAGAGAACGGGATACTTGTAGACGTGCACCAAATCAACAATATGCATGATCAGATCCTTATTTCATTTATGAAATGGCTTCGCTTTTTTCTTATTATCAAATTAAATGCTTTACTCCCAACTCTGTCTGTACCAAAATCCAGAAAGCTGATTTGTTTTATGCCTTCCTTCACCTCCCTATAGAAAGAACCAGGAAGAACCAGGTTTGTTGTGATGCCAAACAACGGATTTTCCAAAAAAATGTCCTACATGAGACGACATGGTATAAATGAGAGATGCAGACTTTCTTCCCATGAAGAAACAAGAAGATATGAACGTGGCTGTTGACCTGTGCGCCGCGGCTCCCCTCACCACCTGATGGGCCTGGCACCCTAGAGCTCGGTCTGCTTAGCAGCGGTTTTGCAGAGATCTGGGGGGGAAAAAGTTACACAACATCACTCTCACATTTAATCACAGCGTGTGAGTCACTAACCTTCTGCAAAACCCCACATTTTTACGGAAgcatattttaaaaccttttttgtcgtggaaattttcaaatacacacacaagcaGATAAAAGGGTATAGTCTACTCCCTCGGACTCCAAACCTAGCCTCGACACCTGTCAAAGCTACTCTAGTCCCATCTTCCAGcctttttttcctggaatattTAAAAACCCAAGCCCAGGGATCATACCGCTTTGCCCATGGCCTTGGGAGTATTTAAGGAATGCTTTAAATTGGGGCACAGCACGCCTGGCGTTTatcccaaggagcagagaggcaaggagatgCTCTAACACACACTCCTTTTCCAACTGGAAGCAATTCATGCcaattctctttaaaaagactACGGATTATTTTAACTACATCGTTTATTTAAAACGGGAATATACCGACCTTTGAAAGTAATCATTTGGCATATTATCATTCAATACTATCATTTGGAAGGCTGCACAGAAAGGTAAAAATGCTTTTCCTTTAAATGCAGGCTAAACATTTCAAGATACTTGGTGCCTTATTTCCTGTGTTGCCTTCAAATGATCATGTGACAGATTCGTCAGTCTAACAGTTTAAATGTTCAGATTTACTATGAAAGCAGAAGTGACGTGCGTCCCGAAGACATTTCTGTCTTTGCGTCGACACTGTCACACTCTAGCTAATGACGACCCCACAAACCGCAGACTACCCATTCACCCATGATCTAGAGTGTTACGTTCTCTACCATCAGTGGAATGTAGCTATACTTTTTATCATGACCCAATTATCgtattaagattttaaaacatcatCTTGACTTCAAGACGTTAAAATGACAATCTGGCAAAGCCTGGGTCACGGGCCACAAAATATTCCATCAGGAAAATCTAATGAGctggcttttcttcttcttctttttattatttttgtctagGGGAAAACTCCCCCAGATTACGTATGGGGTAGCCCTCTTATTCTGTCTTACACCCCAACAACGGGATATATTTGGTGAACTTTTGTTTTATGCAGTGATTAAAGTGGCGGGGTATCCACAGCCCCATCTGCAATCAGATCATCTTTCACTGAGGTTTTCTGTACTGATTCAAAAGGTGGAACATAATGTTTGTGAAAATCCCACTgatgtgttattttaaaatccaaacgGTCATCTTGAATGTAATAGATGTTTTCTCCATCCTCCCCCGTTTGCTGTTTGTGGCTGGGGGTGTACTGGGGGTGTACTCCACTTAAGGAATCAGTGGACGGGAGGGATCTCTCCTGACGCACGCACACACCAAATCACCACGACGCACTCTTCCAACACCTTACAATTTCATGTCAATTCTACCTCACGAAAGCAGAAGTCTTAAAGTCTGGGAGTGTGCCCTCATCTGTGACTACATAATTATTGAAAGATTAAAGTGAATTGACCTAcgtgaaagagaaaaaagcaaaattcataTATAAACGCATATAAGaaacgcacgtgcacacacacatgcataaagTAGAAAAAGGGACCAACTTTCCAATTAGAGCTCTAGTTCTAGAAGCATCTGTTTAAGAGAAGTTATCTCCTTAAAAACAGTCTGTAGACATTTTTGCAGACCTCAGTGGAGTGTCTTGGATACCGCAGACTCTGGGTAGCACGTCACTGGTTAAGGCATGTTCAGAGCCTCTAGTACAcgtctgtacacacacacacacccatgtcttccaaacatctttaaaatgaggaggCCCATCACAGTAAAGTTGCGGGACAACAGATCAAGGTAAAGTATTACCTCGAGAAGCAGGGCACGGACGCCGAGCTCACACAGGACACCTGCTACCCCATATAAACATTCCATGGGAGAGCACCCAGTTCTTCTACCGCGGGAGCGTCTCACCTTCTACGCGGTCATCTGAAACTGTCCCAATATGTCAAAACACACCGCTTCTTTGTTGTCGGGGTCCACACATGCCATTTTTCTTACTGATGTGTTGCTTTAGCCTTTTCTGgcaataatttttaagtttgaaaaacGTCCATCTTGCTATGGGCTGTTAACTTACTTCAACAGTAGCAGActcgggggtgtgggggggcgaGTCTAGCCTCTTTTCAGGATTAACATACCCGCAGTTTTTAACTGATATCCGTAACCTCCATAAATGGGTTTCACTGAGAAACCCAGCTTGGAGACCACGGCACTGTGGTGCAGTCAGAGACGGTTACCTCTGGGGTGGCTAGCTGGCCTTCTCGGGAGTCCCGCGGCCCTGATGTTTCTGTTTAGAGTGTAAGGACTTCGCCAGTTTTCAAACAATTAAACGCTATTGAGAATTAGTTATCTAATGTTTTATGTTACACCAGTAGCCGTGCGTGTATCTTAGTTTCCCCTTATGCTCATATTTTCTCGGGGTtcacattatttttctaattataaatacGCAAAAGGAGTGAAAAGACATTACTGAACTCAAGTCAAACTGCGGCATTTAGGAACAGAGCCTTTCCCCCAGGATCTGATTATGTGGGTCAAGGGCTGCTGTGAAGACTTGGTGGAAGTTTCTCAGGCCTGCCTGTAAGGTCTGAACAGGTGTTTATAGAGCAAATGTGTTGCATTTGCCACAGATGGTTATGATGAGTCCAAACCCTTTGTGaggaaaaaacaggaaaacagacaTTTTCTGGCTTGGTCATTGCATTTTTGCTTGTATCTTCAAGCATATGTACATCTCCAAATTGTTTGAAAAACTTTGGAAATACTTTCTTTGGGAAATCGAGGCTATGCCCTTACTGATGTGAATTTCACAACATTGCAACATTAGGTAACTGAACTCCAGGAGCCGGCTCTCCCCCACCCGGACGACCCTAGTCCCGGACAACCCTAACTGCGTCATGCCGTGTACTCTTCTTCAAACTCCCAACCAAACtgaatcttattattatttttcaaactggATTTTAAGCAGAAAACAACCCTATTATCTACTCAGAGTAAGAAAACTTTTCCCTATTAATGTGCATTTATAACTTTCTTCTTTAATAACTTTCAATGACATGGATATTTACCTACAAATGTGcagtaaacattattttaaggattttggcACTAAATTCGATACTGCGGATGCAGGTGCATTATACTTTATTATAAGCAATTGCTAAATATCTCAAGATTCTGCAGTGGCGTAAAAGTACTTCCAGGACTTTAAATCACTGTCTTCATATGTATGGTTCATTTTCTGCAAGATCTCTGAAAAGGCTGCCCAACTTGGCTACATCCTGGTAAGTGTTTTAAATAAGCATCATAGTGATACTCCCCTAGAAGGTTCACAGGCCACCAAACAGGTAGAAAGGCCAATGGTAGTAACATAGTTTCAACTTCGCATGAATCAAGCTCTGTAATTTATCTAGCTtctgagtgtgtgtctgtgtgtgaataTAACTCAAGTATTCTTTTCTACCCTctgccagaaagaaaaatattttaagaacaagTGGATTTCTGGGAAATtaacttgaaaaacaaatatcCAGCTCCCCTTACCGatcaacaaacaaacacacaaaaaccttTTCAAAATCTCGCACTAAATAAAGATCCCACCTTCTGTCTGCAGGCAAGTCCTAAAGAGATTCTCCTTCCTGATGCAGGATGGAGAAGCCCAGCTCTCTCGGAGTTTGGAAAGAGAAAGTGCTTTGGATCCGTCCAATTCTGATGAGCACGTGGTCCCTAACATCTGAGAGTCTAGCCTGAGCCCCTTAGACTTTGCTGACAAAGCAGAGGCAAGAAGTGTCAAGGAGGGAGCTGGAGCCCCCGGAGCCCTgtggttctgtttgtttgttctctCCCACTTGGTGTCTTTCTGATTCAGTGGAGAGCCCTCGGTGGCAGGGAGAAAGCAAGGCGCCGTTTGAAAAAACATGGTGCGGCgcagggggagaaggggtgggCGCGCGAGGACACATGTTACATCAGACACAGTACCTGCCTTTCCACTGCACAGCTTGTCAGCGAGGTGATGTGCCTCCTGGGCGATAAGGGAGAGTATCTCGTCTTCGTGCTCCTCTAGTATGGCCTCGCACTGCGGAAACGGAATCACAGCACAGGTGGAGAGACACGCACGGGGCGTCTGGTTAGAAGCGCTTACCAACATTTTCTTAGCTGGAAATAGAAAATCGGGTTGCCAAGGTGGCCCATTTTTATTAGCCCCTTTGGTGTAAGACATCGCGGCATTCGCGGCATTGGCTCGACCCCCTCTCCCCAGAATGTTAATTGCATCATTTTCCTGGGACTTAACCAACTGATTAGTGGTGTTGAAAGACGAGGGTAAGGGAGGAAGCTAGTTCTTCGGATCTGTTCCTCTCCTTACATGGGAATGTGAGGACTAGGAAGAAATGGGTCTCCTAGGTGGGGCCGAAAAGTcttagctttgtttttgtttgttttagagccCTTCAAAGAACACAGCTCCTTGGAAATGGTTAAACCCGGTTCCCTCAGATTTAACAGGACAATCCACGTTGTGGTTTTAAAACAGAGTCTGAAGTGTGAAAACAATCCTGAAAGCGATCAAAACAGACCGGGCCTCAATCCCACTGTGGGTAACAGGCTTGACAGTTACTCGGGGGAAGTTTCTTTTCCTACCATTTAGAGATCCATTCATAATTTCACTCTGCTTCTACCTCCAAATCTAACTTTTCAGAGAAGAGGGGGCCCAAATTTGcccagacattaaaaaaaaaaaaaaaaatcttcaattctAAGtaaagtgtgtgtctgtgttagaGACGCACAGGGCTACAGTTTCAGGAATTAGGAAGCTGCAGAAGGGCATTCACTCGAGACTTGCAAATCATTTTCCAAGTTCATTAAGcaagactttaaaatttttcaatggcctttaaaaatatttaaattccactATAATGTGTTGATTTAAAACCTGTGAAATGCAAGCACACTCACTCACTGCAATTTCTCGTCCACAGCACTTTTAACCTGGAATTATTGCctctactttttaattaaaatgaaatcttcaaaagtCAGCTAAAGCCCTTATTTCAGGGTTTCAGCATGCCTGACATTTTGGCCAATGTGTgaacttaatacattttttaaacaggCTTTCCCATCAGTTCGTCTGATTCAACAGCATTAAGTAAAGTGAAATATATTGGAATATATTTTGCCTGGCACATTCTAGCAACCCAGAGGCCAGCCTTCATCTAAAATAAACACTGTACTGGACGGAAGTTTGGCATTAAGCCAGCTATCATACCTAAGCCTTTGTTTAACTTAGTTTGTGCTAAAATACTTGAAttaactcaggaaagaaattctctctcttctgtgaagcctgaaggggggtgggggggacggatGATGTATATCACTCTTCCTCTACCATTTGGCTGTAAATATTTGAAAGCGACAttcattttaatttggattttaacCTAGGAGCCACGACCCCTGATTCTTTCTGTGGGAACCTGGAAGGGACTCCTCCCCAAGCCCCAcggcacagaaacacacagactGTGTCTCAGAGTCCCTGGGAGCTACCACAGCACTTTCTGGAAAATGTCTCCTGTCTCCAGAGCCCCCGTTAGGTGTCTCACATTGCTCAATGCCCGGTCACACTGAAAAGGCAGGACCACAAAGCAAACATAGCATTCATCTCCAAACTCACCAACCCAAGCAAATAGCgaaaaagagaaaccagagaGTGTTTCtggcgcccagggttcacctgcCCGGGAAGAGAGCTTACCGCGAATTTCAAAGGTCTGTAAGCATcagaatagaaatagaattttttaaattctttgtatattGTGTCTCCTTTCCTTGGGGCAAATCTCTTAAACGCCTTCTCCTTGGTCACCGGGTCTTCTTCCAGCTTGTATTCGCTCATGCGCTCGCACACGCCGTCCAACAGGTCGGCCAGGAAAGCCTCCGAGCGGGCCAGGGGGACCTGCGGAGACAACACGGGCAGGGAAGCGGTCTTGTGCGCTCGGGGCGCTCGGGGCTCGCGGGGAGGCACATGGAGACATTCGCCACCCCGTGAACGCCGACCTGCGTCCCCCGCGCAGCAGAACGTGCGCGCGGCCGGCCTCTTTACAGAATTTACCAAGCGAGCTTAAACGCTGCTTGTGGAAAAGGGCGGGTGTTTGCAAGGGGGCAGGCAAGACCCTACACGCAAACTGGGAAGTCCACTTGTGCGGGCCATCCTCCCGGAAAGTCCCCGAGCACGCGCACGAAGGCACCGAGTACAGAAAATGGCTGTGATTGTGGACTTGcaggggagcgggagagagagggcggaagggggagagagagacgcGGAACCTGGACAGGACGAGAGGGGCCGGGGAGGGACGGAGGCGCGGCGAGCAGCGCGCCCCTCGCAGCCCGGCCCAGCCCGGCGGAGCCCAGAGGTGCGCCCCGGGGCGCGGGTGCCGCGCTGACGCCCGCGGGCGCGGGGGGAGAGGGGCGGGCAGGGCGGCCCCCGGCGCGGCCgcgggctctggggccagctggTGCCCGTCGCCGCGCGCCCCGCTCCCTCCGGGATCCGGCGAGGATTCAGAGGACCCCGCGGCCGCCACCTCCGCCCCGCGCGGGGGTCAAAGAGCGCCCCGCGCCCTTGGAAACCGAGACAAAAACTCGGGGCCCGTCTAGACAGGTCAAGGTGCAGGATGCGGCGTCCCCGCGGCTCCTTCCGGAAGGGGGCGGGGACCCGCCAAGGGCGCCGCGGACGCGCCCGGCCCGGCCTCTGCGGGCTTTCTCCCTCGCCACCCTCTGCTGATCAAAGTCGGAAGTTTGCATGACAACCGCGCTGAAAGGGGCTGAATCGCAAATGAACTCGGTTTCGGCGATGTTGATCCATCCAGACTCCATTGTCCGCTTTCAGACGCAGTGTGAACCCTTCCGGTGCCGGCGACCGCGCGGCTTGGAGGCGCGCGCTCGGGGCGCACAAAGGGTCCCCGCGCCTCCCGCCATCTGGCCGCGGGTTCCCGGGCGAGCGCAGCCCGGCGCGGTGGCCCTGCCCGCCCGCGCCTTCGGACCGCCGCTCCCGGGTAGGCCGCTCcgggccccccgccccgccgtcCGCCCCCGCTCCGGGAGGGGTTGACTGCGTGGAAAACAGAACCGTGGACGGGGAAAAGCCAAAAAAAATCCGCCCCTGGTTCACTTCCCGCGGCCCCCAGCGTGTGCGCGGTAGCCGTGTCCCCGCCAGTGCCCCCAAACTGGGCTTGACGTCCAGTCTTTCTAGGCCCACGCGCTCATTTTTCGCAGTTAAATCGTGTGTTAAACTAGAATATACCAACACATGTCCTTGCTTGTTCACCAaaccatcagttttttaaaactcccgagcgtgtgtgtgtttaatgtctCAGTCAAAGGACCTAAAAGAAAGCGGCCTCAAGCGCGTTCCGAATACAAATCGCCTTTTACGTCCACTTTTAATGCTGCCCATCGAGCACTgtacattgtaaaaaaaaaaaccaaacaaaccaaaacaaaaaaacaaaccaaaaaccacaaccacaacaaaaaacgGTAATAGGTGGGTAAACAGGCAAACCGAAAATCCGTTTTATGAACTTACAGGAGCTACGGATTATATTTGTATTGGGTCTGCAAGTCATAAAACACAGAGGTAAATTCTTAATTACAGTTAATCAAGCAGATCATTAGCAGAATGATGAGGGCTTTTTCCTGGCAGGCAGCGGCCCTTCGGTGTGCCTGCTACGTCTGAAATACTTCACCCCGCTTTCTCCTTGTCAGCAAAGCAGCATTTACTTTCTGGACACGAGTGCACCCTTTCACCTAAAAAAATCCACCTGTACCGGAGAAGTCCACCCTGGCTCCTCTCTCCGCCCACTCTGTCCCCTGTGGTCCCCAGTCAGAAGTGAAACAGGGTGGGGGTGGTAATCTCAGGAGGACGGGGTCGGAGCCCCAAAGAGCTGGGGCAATGTCATCGCTGTCCTCACGCATCCCAGTATGTTCACGTTGACCTGAGACCACTCTCGaatatgtgttgttgttgttgttgttttaaattgccCTAAGGTCCTGGGCCGTGTGcagaaatcccccccccccccccccccccggcgtcTCAGAGGTGAGCAGATCAGAGGTTAATGGGCATACGGCCTCCACAACTTATTTTGAGagggtttctgtttgtttccGGGGccgagactttttaaaaacagtccCCACATGAAAACTTGCcaggaaatggattttttttttttttcaattttgggaGTGTAAATTTCCACGTTCAAATACAGTGTGGTGCCTATTTTAACACAGATACGTTCACAGCAAGAGATCAACACGTGAATTGTTGTTTTGTGAGTCTGGAGGCGAACGGGCTTTTGAACATGTCGTTAGCTGGCCCTGTGGAGGAAGCATTCTTGaagaggagaaaatacttgcCAGCAGATAGCTCGGAAATGCTTCATTGCAATCTCCactaaaaacaagaaaggaaaaacaccAGCAGGAGAAGACTGGAGGCTATTtcagaagacttaaaaaaataatagattttaaaatctcaatCAAAGCACCCAATTTTATGagaaaatgctaaagaaaaaGATGCTTTCCACGTTTGCTACAACACACGGGATTGCAGTTTGAACTTAGTGCACTTAGCCGAACTGCCTTCGGGAAATTTAAACGACTGTTCGTAGAATAACTGGGCCTTTTTCTCCCCTCAGAGTGTTTTGATTAGAAGAGGCAGTAAGTATTGAGACAAGGGGAATAAAacgaagtctttctttctgtactaTGAAGGTTTTGAATAGTACTTGTCAATAACGCAACTGCTATTGTAATCTTCGGGGAGGGCTGTCTCCACCCCACAAGGACGGTCTCGGAGATACTGGCCTCATTACAATATGAATGGAGACGGCCGCCATCATTGTACGCGGAGAAAACCCGACTCTGGCGGTTTTCTTATCACTCTGACTTTTCCAACAGGGGCTCGTTGCTGTGAGTTATACACACAGAAGGGATCCGTTATGACTTCATTGTGTGTGAAGTCGATCCTAACTTTTGCCCTTCTGAATCCTACCTACAACTCGGAATCCCCCTTAGTCGATGTcctgtctgtttctgttttctttcaggcTTCTTCTGACCCTGGGCTTGCTCTGAGGGCAATGAAACCGGGGTGGAAAGAAGTACCCGGGCTTGAGAGCAGCGGGGGAAAGGAGCTGGAGGTTTTGGCTTTGAGTTCTGTAGGAAACTGGAGAGAGGGGTCTGTGCACACACCTTCCCGACAGTGAGTGGCACAGTGCCTCCCCTGTGCGTTCATTACTGTGCGGTCTTGTAGCGAATTTCTTGCTTGATAGCTATCACAATTAGGCAGGAATACAGTTACGTTACAGGGTACAATTGGGCGTGGAAACGTTCTTGTGGTAGCGGTGTCTTTTGCATAACAGCCTGGCAATCTCAAATAAATCTCACGTATCTTTTTCCACAGATATGAAACCAGTACTTAACTGCTTAGTGACTGATAATTGAGTTCGTATCGTTGCAAAGATTCTCTTTCTAAAGGTTTAGTTCATATAGAAATTTTAATTGCATTATAGCAAATATTGTGTCTGGCTTCATCACTAACTTTTCATCCATAAAAATGTTGAAATCACTTCTGATATTAGTTAAAAGTCAATATTTAGAAGGGAAAATT encodes the following:
- the CNPY1 gene encoding protein canopy homolog 1 isoform X1 → MARTSGLPSLRVPLARSEAFLADLLDGVCERMSEYKLEEDPVTKEKAFKRFAPRKGDTIYKEFKKFYFYSDAYRPLKFACEAILEEHEDEILSLIAQEAHHLADKLCSGKADLCKTAAKQTEL
- the CNPY1 gene encoding protein canopy homolog 1 isoform X2, which produces MSEYKLEEDPVTKEKAFKRFAPRKGDTIYKEFKKFYFYSDAYRPLKFACEAILEEHEDEILSLIAQEAHHLADKLCSGKADLCKTAAKQTEL